A region of Methyloterricola oryzae DNA encodes the following proteins:
- a CDS encoding SHOCT domain-containing protein — translation MDLQALNLAGLDWREDRQFIPWAQQVLKSDSRPPGKRLSVPGFSLKPDITEMNLTPQGSKIIEELAARYFVSVDAVTSLLQAVLNGGGTMAQFSHPEFGGSGQWMQGGMTMVGDMFNNSLKAKVDGLCSELSNLLATQPLLMPAPQPQSSNLGGVSFLAAGAHGQWWPDDLGVPSSTGSQNDVRYAVFPYTHRLAIEFNGQTTVYDTLNHQIGGVGQQQGGDSSLTFSSQFGVVRVNELPIVSGQAPTAAIQVPEPSQGQASEAESDIFAKIEKLAELWQKGILSEQEFASKKSELMNRL, via the coding sequence ATGGACTTACAGGCGCTTAATTTGGCTGGATTAGATTGGCGAGAAGATCGTCAATTCATTCCTTGGGCGCAGCAAGTTTTGAAGTCCGATTCCCGGCCACCTGGCAAGCGGCTGAGTGTGCCCGGCTTTTCACTCAAACCAGACATTACAGAAATGAATCTTACCCCTCAGGGCTCGAAAATTATCGAGGAACTCGCGGCTCGCTATTTTGTCTCGGTGGATGCAGTCACAAGCTTGCTGCAAGCCGTGCTTAATGGTGGAGGCACCATGGCGCAGTTTAGCCATCCCGAATTCGGCGGGTCGGGACAGTGGATGCAAGGAGGCATGACAATGGTCGGTGACATGTTCAACAATTCGCTCAAGGCCAAGGTCGATGGCTTGTGTTCCGAATTGTCCAACCTGTTGGCCACCCAACCCCTGCTTATGCCTGCGCCTCAGCCCCAGTCTTCGAACCTCGGTGGTGTGAGCTTTCTTGCCGCGGGAGCGCATGGGCAGTGGTGGCCGGACGACCTGGGTGTGCCGTCTTCCACCGGTTCACAAAACGACGTGCGTTACGCCGTTTTTCCGTATACCCATCGCCTCGCCATTGAGTTCAACGGGCAGACGACCGTTTACGACACACTGAACCACCAGATCGGCGGTGTCGGACAACAGCAAGGGGGCGATTCGTCCCTCACATTTTCCAGTCAATTCGGAGTGGTGCGGGTGAACGAACTTCCCATCGTCTCGGGACAGGCTCCAACGGCGGCGATTCAAGTCCCTGAGCCATCGCAGGGCCAAGCGAGCGAGGCAGAAAGCGACATCTTTGCCAAGATCGAAAAGCTTGCCGAACTGTGGCAGAAGGGGATTTTGTCCGAGCAGGAATTCGCCAGCAAGAAATCGGAGTTGATGAACCGGTTGTGA
- a CDS encoding RNA recognition motif domain-containing protein has translation MTKKLYVGNLSYAVTGSDLEVMFAAHGVVASANLITDHDTGRSKGFGFVEMNDAKEAEAAIAALHGKDIDGRNLVVNEARPRESRTGSFSGGGFGSGRRY, from the coding sequence ATGACCAAGAAACTTTATGTTGGCAACCTTAGTTACGCGGTAACGGGCAGTGATCTTGAAGTGATGTTTGCTGCGCATGGCGTGGTGGCATCGGCCAATCTCATCACGGATCACGATACTGGTAGGTCCAAGGGATTCGGTTTCGTGGAGATGAACGACGCCAAGGAAGCGGAGGCCGCGATTGCCGCCTTGCACGGAAAGGATATTGATGGGCGCAATTTGGTTGTAAACGAGGCACGCCCGCGCGAATCGAGAACTGGCAGCTTCAGTGGTGGCGGTTTTGGTAGCGGGCGACGGTACTAA
- a CDS encoding cold-shock protein, translating into MSTVQTGTVKWFNESKGFGFIQRENGNDLFVHFRSIQGQGFKTLTEGQQVSFTEARGQKGPQAENVVVL; encoded by the coding sequence ATGTCAACTGTACAAACAGGCACCGTTAAGTGGTTCAACGAAAGCAAAGGCTTTGGCTTCATTCAACGCGAAAATGGTAACGACCTATTCGTGCATTTTCGCTCTATTCAGGGCCAGGGCTTCAAGACTCTGACGGAAGGGCAGCAGGTAAGTTTTACTGAGGCGCGCGGTCAAAAAGGGCCGCAGGCTGAAAATGTCGTCGTCTTATAA
- a CDS encoding RNA recognition motif domain-containing protein — MLTLFVRGLPPTTTETSLGQIFGAYGKVFDLKLSRDLFTGRARGIATVNMEGHEARSAIVGLDGHDFEGNTIYVAIDKGRKGGHRHR, encoded by the coding sequence ATGTTGACGCTTTTTGTGCGTGGCTTACCCCCCACAACCACGGAAACCAGCCTGGGCCAAATATTTGGTGCCTATGGGAAAGTATTTGATCTGAAACTCAGCCGCGATCTATTTACCGGACGAGCCCGCGGGATTGCTACCGTGAACATGGAAGGTCATGAGGCTCGCTCCGCTATCGTCGGATTGGATGGGCATGATTTCGAGGGAAACACCATCTATGTCGCCATCGATAAGGGCCGCAAGGGTGGGCACAGGCATCGATGA